A window of the Streptomyces luomodiensis genome harbors these coding sequences:
- a CDS encoding sensor histidine kinase, with product MRIPHPRSLAGQLFAMQVVLVAALVAGCAVFAYATDREQAEVAARQRATAAAVAVADSPSVAEAVRDENPSARLQPYAEKVRRDTGVTFVTIMNTHGVRWTHPDPDQIGATYLGHIKPALRGRVFPETYTGTLGSSVRVIAPVRDDRAGGRITALVSAGITVDAISAQVRRQLLALLGVAAAALAVGGLCAYVINARLRRHTHGMNAAELSRMHDYHEAALHAVREGLLMLDGRRRIALINDGGRELLGLPEDSVGRYVSDLGLPPALTGALLATEPRVDELHLTAERVVVVNTSPVSSGEQRGTLVTLRDHTELQALSGELDSVRGFAEALRSQAHEAANRLHAVVSLIELGREDEAVDFATAELELAQALTDQVVGAVAEPVLAALLLGKAAQASERGVEFVLAPDSRIDDGVLPPGLPARDLVTILGNLIDNATDAAAEGVGHGTAPRSARVTVTARADAGELTLRVADTGAGLDPATAEEVFRRGWSTKSPGRGLGLALVQQATRRNAGTVEVASAPEGGAAFTVRLPLTTPATTPTAPA from the coding sequence ATGCGCATCCCCCACCCCCGGAGCCTGGCGGGCCAGCTGTTCGCGATGCAGGTCGTGCTGGTCGCCGCCCTGGTGGCCGGATGCGCCGTCTTCGCCTACGCCACCGACCGCGAACAGGCGGAGGTCGCCGCGCGGCAGCGGGCGACGGCCGCCGCGGTCGCCGTCGCCGACTCGCCCTCGGTCGCCGAGGCGGTACGGGACGAGAACCCCAGCGCCCGGCTCCAGCCGTACGCGGAGAAGGTACGCCGGGACACCGGCGTCACCTTCGTGACGATCATGAATACCCACGGCGTCCGCTGGACTCACCCCGACCCGGACCAGATCGGCGCCACCTACCTCGGCCACATCAAGCCCGCACTGCGCGGCCGGGTCTTCCCCGAGACCTACACCGGCACCCTCGGCTCCTCCGTGCGGGTAATCGCCCCGGTGCGCGACGACCGCGCCGGCGGCCGGATCACCGCGCTGGTCAGCGCGGGCATCACCGTGGACGCCATCAGCGCCCAGGTGCGCCGCCAGCTGCTCGCGCTGCTCGGCGTGGCCGCCGCCGCGCTCGCGGTCGGCGGCCTGTGCGCGTATGTCATCAACGCCCGGCTGCGCCGCCATACGCACGGTATGAACGCGGCCGAGCTGAGCCGGATGCACGACTACCACGAAGCCGCGCTGCACGCCGTGCGCGAGGGGCTGCTGATGCTCGACGGCCGGCGGCGGATCGCGCTGATCAACGACGGCGGCCGGGAGCTGCTCGGCCTGCCCGAGGACTCCGTCGGCCGCTACGTCTCCGACCTGGGCCTGCCCCCCGCGCTGACCGGCGCCCTGCTGGCCACCGAGCCGCGCGTGGACGAGCTGCACCTGACCGCGGAACGGGTCGTGGTCGTCAACACCTCACCGGTGAGCAGCGGTGAGCAGCGTGGCACGCTCGTCACCCTGCGCGACCACACCGAGCTCCAGGCGCTCTCGGGCGAGCTGGACTCGGTGCGCGGTTTCGCCGAGGCCCTGCGCTCCCAGGCCCATGAGGCCGCCAACCGGCTGCACGCCGTCGTCTCCCTGATCGAACTGGGCCGGGAGGACGAGGCGGTCGACTTCGCCACCGCCGAGCTGGAACTGGCCCAGGCACTGACCGACCAGGTGGTGGGGGCGGTCGCCGAGCCGGTGCTGGCCGCGCTGCTGCTGGGCAAGGCGGCGCAGGCCAGCGAGCGCGGCGTCGAGTTCGTCCTGGCCCCCGACAGCCGCATCGACGACGGCGTCCTCCCGCCCGGTCTGCCCGCCCGCGACCTGGTGACCATCCTCGGCAACCTCATCGACAACGCCACGGACGCGGCCGCCGAGGGCGTCGGCCACGGCACGGCTCCCCGCAGCGCCCGGGTCACCGTCACCGCCCGCGCGGACGCCGGCGAGCTGACGCTGCGCGTGGCGGACACCGGGGCCGGACTCGACCCGGCGACGGCCGAGGAGGTCTTCCGGCGCGGCTGGAGCACGAAGTCGCCGGGGCGCGGCCTCGGCCTCGCCCTGGTCCAGCAGGCCACCCGCCGGAACGCGGGCACGGTGGAAGTGGCGAGCGCACCGGAAGGCGGCGCCGCCTTCACCGTCCGCCTCCCCCTCACAACCCCAGCCACAACCCCAACCGCCCCGGCCTGA
- a CDS encoding extracellular solute-binding protein, whose protein sequence is MRPTTPLILAVTLAATAGLTACGGGSGSDPDTVKVAYNRSTDNKIRFKDNHLAAVKKQFEKANPGKKVKLIPIQAQDNDYATKVQQMMRSPKTAPDLVYEDTFRINSDIKAGYLRPLDDYLAKWKSWDQFVDTAKDAAKAEDGKTYGVPDGTDTRGLWFNKKIWAKAGLPADWSPKSWNDILDAARTIKKKVPGVIPLNVYTGKAPGETSVMQSFEMLLYGTGDAGADPLYDPKAKKWVTGGKGFKDALNFLKTVYAEKLGPDISDALDPNVGTTVYSEWLPEGKLAIALDGSWLGQNWLETGGKPWSEWSKTLGLAAMPTQHGQAPGKVSMSGGWTWAISAKSRNPDLAWKFIEQLQTKDNAVTWDIVDAQIAVRKDVAQDRKYTSSMPGITFFTSLVKYTHYRPTTPVYPQVSTAIGEAMEAATAGGSSPEKAAKSYDDQLTSIADGATVAAADRG, encoded by the coding sequence GTGCGCCCCACCACCCCACTGATCCTCGCCGTCACCCTCGCCGCCACCGCCGGGCTCACCGCCTGCGGTGGCGGTTCGGGCAGCGATCCGGACACCGTCAAGGTCGCCTACAACCGGTCCACCGACAACAAGATCCGCTTCAAGGACAACCATCTGGCCGCGGTGAAGAAGCAGTTCGAGAAGGCCAACCCCGGCAAGAAGGTCAAGCTGATCCCGATCCAGGCGCAGGACAACGACTACGCCACCAAGGTCCAGCAGATGATGCGGTCCCCCAAGACCGCCCCTGACCTGGTCTACGAGGACACCTTCCGGATCAACTCCGACATCAAGGCGGGTTATCTGCGCCCCCTCGACGACTACCTGGCGAAGTGGAAGAGCTGGGACCAGTTCGTCGACACCGCCAAGGACGCGGCCAAGGCCGAGGACGGCAAGACGTACGGGGTGCCGGACGGCACCGACACCCGGGGTCTGTGGTTCAACAAGAAGATCTGGGCGAAGGCCGGGCTGCCCGCCGACTGGTCGCCCAAGAGCTGGAACGACATCCTGGACGCGGCGCGCACGATCAAGAAGAAGGTCCCCGGCGTCATCCCGCTCAACGTCTACACCGGCAAGGCCCCGGGCGAGACCTCCGTGATGCAGAGCTTCGAGATGCTGCTGTACGGCACGGGCGACGCGGGCGCGGACCCGCTCTACGACCCGAAGGCCAAGAAGTGGGTCACCGGCGGCAAGGGCTTCAAGGACGCCCTGAACTTCCTCAAGACCGTCTACGCCGAGAAGCTCGGCCCGGACATCTCCGACGCCCTCGACCCCAACGTCGGCACCACCGTCTACAGCGAATGGCTGCCCGAGGGCAAGCTCGCCATCGCCCTCGACGGCTCCTGGCTGGGCCAGAACTGGCTGGAGACCGGCGGCAAGCCCTGGTCCGAGTGGTCCAAGACCCTCGGCCTGGCCGCGATGCCCACCCAGCACGGCCAGGCGCCCGGCAAGGTCAGCATGTCCGGCGGCTGGACCTGGGCGATCAGTGCCAAGTCCAGAAATCCCGATCTGGCCTGGAAGTTCATCGAACAGCTCCAGACCAAGGACAACGCTGTCACCTGGGACATCGTCGACGCCCAGATCGCGGTCCGCAAGGATGTGGCCCAGGACCGGAAGTACACCTCCTCCATGCCGGGGATCACCTTCTTCACCAGTCTGGTGAAGTACACCCACTACCGCCCGACCACCCCCGTCTATCCGCAGGTGTCCACGGCGATCGGCGAGGCCATGGAGGCGGCCACCGCGGGCGGCTCCTCACCCGAGAAGGCCGCGAAGTCCTACGACGACCAGCTGACATCCATCGCCGACGGCGCCACGGTGGCGGCGGCGGACCGGGGCTGA
- a CDS encoding response regulator has translation MSPPQAKPGEPAPIRVLVVEDDPVAADAHRMYVERVPGFGVVGTARSGGDAQRLLERTPVDLLLLDLYLPDGHGLQLVRALRASGNGADVIAVTSARDLAMVRDGVSLGVVQYVLKPFTFSTLRDRLLRYAEFRATAGEASGQDEVDRALAALRAPQPVAMPKGLTQATLHAVTEALRAAEEGISAAATAETVGISRITARRYLEHLVDAGRAARAPHYGQIGRPELLYRWLSEH, from the coding sequence ATGAGCCCGCCGCAGGCGAAACCGGGGGAACCGGCGCCGATCCGGGTTCTCGTCGTCGAAGACGACCCCGTCGCGGCGGACGCGCACCGGATGTACGTCGAGCGCGTCCCCGGTTTCGGTGTGGTCGGGACGGCGCGGAGCGGTGGGGACGCGCAGCGGCTGCTGGAGCGGACGCCCGTCGATCTGCTGCTGCTGGACCTCTACCTCCCCGACGGGCACGGCCTCCAGCTCGTACGGGCGCTGCGCGCGTCCGGGAACGGGGCGGATGTGATCGCGGTCACTTCGGCCCGGGACCTGGCGATGGTCCGCGACGGGGTGTCCCTCGGGGTCGTGCAGTACGTGCTGAAACCGTTCACCTTCTCCACCCTCCGGGACCGCCTCCTTCGGTACGCCGAGTTCCGGGCGACCGCCGGCGAGGCCAGCGGGCAGGACGAGGTGGACCGGGCGCTGGCCGCGCTGCGGGCGCCGCAGCCCGTGGCGATGCCGAAGGGGCTGACCCAGGCGACCCTGCACGCGGTCACCGAGGCGCTGCGCGCCGCCGAGGAGGGGATCTCGGCGGCGGCGACCGCCGAGACCGTGGGGATCTCCCGGATCACCGCCCGCCGCTATCTGGAGCATCTGGTGGACGCGGGCCGGGCCGCCCGCGCCCCGCACTACGGCCAGATCGGGCGGCCCGAGCTGCTCTACCGCTGGCTCAGCGAGCACTGA
- a CDS encoding chitinase: MPRSKRTRRLALCAALGLIAGAATTVATAQAAPHTAAAPSGLNGPYLYLGWGSPPNATDVMSETGTQQFTMAFMLSDGGCEPKWDGSRALTGGADQSTIDSIRSAGGDVTVSFGGWSGNKLGEKCSSASDLAAAYQKVIDAYQLKSIDIDIESTEFENETVRQRVIDALKTVKEKNSDIKVYITFGTSTTGPDANGKDLVQRGAAAGLDVDGWAVMPFDFGQGDIDMAAATKSAVDGLKDTVASAYGLSSDDAYRKVGFSSMNGTTDVAGETISLDDFKDMVSYATSHHLARVSFWSLNRDRACGSGTGADACSGIEQGTYDFTKVLAGYNG, encoded by the coding sequence ATGCCTCGCTCCAAGCGAACCCGCAGGCTCGCCCTCTGCGCCGCCCTCGGCCTGATCGCCGGGGCCGCCACCACGGTGGCCACCGCGCAGGCGGCGCCGCACACCGCCGCCGCCCCCAGCGGGCTCAACGGCCCCTACCTCTACCTCGGCTGGGGCTCCCCGCCCAACGCCACGGACGTCATGTCGGAGACCGGCACCCAGCAGTTCACGATGGCCTTCATGCTCTCCGACGGGGGCTGCGAGCCCAAGTGGGACGGCTCCCGGGCGCTCACCGGCGGCGCCGACCAGTCCACCATCGACTCCATCCGCTCGGCGGGCGGCGATGTCACCGTCTCCTTCGGCGGCTGGAGCGGTAACAAGCTGGGCGAGAAGTGCTCCTCCGCCTCCGACCTGGCCGCCGCGTACCAGAAGGTCATCGACGCCTACCAGCTCAAGTCGATCGACATCGACATCGAATCGACCGAGTTCGAGAACGAGACGGTCCGCCAGCGGGTGATCGACGCGCTCAAGACGGTCAAGGAGAAGAACAGCGACATCAAGGTGTACATCACCTTCGGCACCTCCACGACCGGCCCCGACGCCAACGGAAAGGACCTGGTCCAGCGCGGTGCCGCGGCCGGGCTCGACGTGGACGGCTGGGCGGTCATGCCGTTCGACTTCGGCCAGGGCGACATCGACATGGCGGCGGCCACCAAGTCGGCGGTGGACGGCCTGAAGGACACCGTGGCGAGCGCGTACGGCCTCTCCTCCGACGACGCCTACCGCAAGGTCGGCTTCTCCTCGATGAACGGTACGACCGACGTCGCGGGCGAGACCATATCGCTCGACGACTTCAAGGACATGGTGTCCTACGCCACCAGCCACCACCTGGCCCGGGTCAGCTTCTGGTCCCTCAACCGGGACCGCGCGTGCGGCTCCGGCACGGGGGCGGACGCGTGCAGCGGTATCGAGCAGGGCACGTACGACTTCACCAAGGTGCTCGCGGGCTACAACGGCTGA